In one Cloacibacillus porcorum genomic region, the following are encoded:
- a CDS encoding MFS transporter codes for MSTKRTNSPISAQDKKTLFGVIFLHGLNDMHSTALPTVIPMLAKSISLTMSQAGFLNALFGLTNIFGQPMFGFIADKLRRPWFAVWGPLLSVIGASLLPLAPSYGTSFIFVGMMSVGTSLFHPQGTGRCGAAAGGNALAFYLSLFQASGSFGSAVGPIYVVFMISMLGKPLFPIAVIPAVALICLYLWRHMEARTEDELLEMSARPRQHFFENLRYLISKVGWIVSITSVRDAVFQSIKIFLPTLLITRGSSIAMGGMTLFAATLSATLAGVAGGKLADVIGDERVLFGALAISPVFLIVGLHDSSLLCLISLMVGFAFLQASTPVTTAMAQRRCPDSRSMVSSLSNGVSWGIANLFVTPVGVIADIVGLQATLNVVAFLPWIVTILYTGRRLLKK; via the coding sequence ATGAGCACCAAGCGTACGAACTCTCCCATTTCGGCACAAGATAAAAAAACCCTTTTCGGCGTGATTTTCCTGCACGGTCTGAACGATATGCATTCTACGGCCCTGCCCACGGTGATCCCGATGCTCGCAAAGTCTATCTCTCTGACGATGAGTCAGGCAGGTTTTCTCAACGCCCTCTTCGGCCTCACGAATATATTCGGGCAGCCGATGTTCGGCTTTATCGCGGATAAGCTGCGGCGTCCCTGGTTCGCGGTATGGGGGCCGCTGCTGTCGGTAATAGGAGCCTCTTTACTGCCTCTGGCTCCGAGTTACGGTACCTCCTTTATCTTTGTCGGCATGATGAGCGTGGGAACGTCGCTCTTTCATCCGCAGGGTACCGGCAGGTGCGGCGCGGCGGCCGGCGGAAACGCCCTCGCCTTTTATCTTTCGCTCTTTCAGGCCAGCGGCAGCTTCGGCAGCGCCGTCGGGCCGATATATGTCGTCTTCATGATTTCGATGCTGGGCAAACCCCTTTTTCCCATCGCCGTCATTCCCGCAGTAGCGCTTATCTGCCTCTATCTCTGGCGGCACATGGAGGCGCGCACGGAGGATGAGTTACTGGAGATGAGCGCCAGACCCCGTCAGCATTTCTTTGAAAATCTGCGCTATCTGATCTCCAAGGTCGGATGGATCGTCTCAATAACAAGTGTGCGCGACGCCGTTTTCCAGTCGATCAAAATATTCCTGCCGACGCTTCTCATCACGCGCGGCAGCAGCATCGCGATGGGCGGCATGACGCTTTTCGCCGCCACGCTCTCGGCTACGCTAGCGGGCGTGGCGGGAGGAAAGCTCGCCGATGTGATCGGCGACGAAAGGGTGCTTTTTGGGGCGCTCGCAATCTCTCCCGTCTTTCTCATCGTCGGCCTTCATGATTCAAGCCTCCTCTGTCTGATTTCGTTGATGGTGGGGTTCGCCTTTTTGCAGGCCAGCACGCCGGTCACGACCGCGATGGCCCAGAGGCGCTGCCCAGATTCCCGCAGTATGGTAAGTTCGCTCTCCAACGGAGTCTCATGGGGGATCGCAAATCTCTTCGTCACTCCCGTAGGCGTTATCGCCGATATCGTCGGGCTGCAGGCTACGCTGAACGTCGTCGCCTTTCTGCCGTGGATCGTCACCATCCTGTACACAGGCAGGCGGCTGCTCAAAAAATAG
- a CDS encoding RsmD family RNA methyltransferase, with amino-acid sequence MRPTTGKVMLALFNILGNIHGRSFLDLFSGSGQMALAAAKKGAEPVVSVESERKRHAEIVKKAPPSVKCLCFDVRRAVARFAKNGEEFDIIFADPPYSLGWGEEFPKLMAANERILAPGGVIIFEHSEEEEPAAMDETKWEREDRRYGGTVLSFYSRRNNDD; translated from the coding sequence ATGAGACCGACGACCGGCAAGGTGATGCTGGCGCTCTTCAATATACTGGGAAACATCCACGGCAGGAGCTTCCTCGACCTCTTCTCCGGCAGCGGCCAGATGGCGCTGGCGGCGGCGAAAAAGGGTGCGGAGCCGGTGGTCTCCGTCGAATCCGAGCGGAAGCGCCACGCGGAGATCGTGAAAAAGGCGCCGCCCTCCGTGAAATGTCTCTGCTTTGACGTGCGGCGCGCCGTTGCGCGCTTTGCGAAAAACGGTGAAGAATTCGATATAATATTTGCCGACCCGCCCTACAGTTTGGGCTGGGGAGAGGAATTTCCCAAGCTGATGGCGGCGAACGAGAGGATCTTAGCGCCAGGCGGCGTTATAATCTTTGAACATTCCGAAGAGGAAGAGCCCGCCGCGATGGACGAAACGAAGTGGGAGCGCGAGGACAGAAGATAC
- the trmB gene encoding tRNA (guanosine(46)-N7)-methyltransferase TrmB — protein sequence MSWNLNKVIVSQNDGLPVDWREMSPSGRIFVEIGFGNGEFLEYLARSNPEVLIVGIEVSQWCAAKGARRILAAGYENARVMHGDARFLLRHCFAPESVERVYMNFPCPWPKTRHASRRVTVPSFSDLMNYLISPGGSFELATDVDWYAQETAEVFSVNPAFRADPVEINPIRPYVTKYERKWKAMGKDTWHLTIHKDTELTEKPEGEDDWPMECEASTKKSVKEVIDSLKDCEGEGVGGRGHWVFRDAFLSDGGVGLLLVITADEGFEQHFYLKVIPNPRGVTIKVDSVGHPYRTPAMRAALLKALAAAEQQ from the coding sequence ATGTCATGGAATCTTAACAAAGTCATCGTCAGCCAAAACGACGGACTGCCCGTCGACTGGCGCGAAATGTCGCCCTCCGGGCGTATATTTGTCGAGATCGGCTTCGGCAACGGGGAGTTCCTCGAGTATCTTGCCCGCAGCAACCCCGAGGTGCTCATCGTTGGCATCGAGGTCTCGCAGTGGTGCGCCGCGAAGGGTGCGCGCCGGATACTCGCTGCCGGATATGAAAACGCGCGTGTGATGCACGGGGATGCCCGCTTCCTGCTGAGGCACTGTTTTGCGCCGGAGAGCGTGGAGCGCGTCTACATGAATTTCCCCTGCCCCTGGCCGAAGACGAGGCACGCCTCGCGCCGCGTCACGGTGCCATCATTCTCCGACCTGATGAACTATCTTATCAGCCCTGGCGGGAGCTTTGAGCTTGCCACCGACGTTGACTGGTACGCGCAGGAGACGGCGGAGGTGTTCTCCGTCAATCCAGCCTTCCGCGCCGACCCGGTGGAGATAAATCCAATCCGCCCCTATGTGACCAAGTACGAGCGGAAGTGGAAGGCGATGGGAAAGGATACGTGGCATCTGACGATACACAAGGATACGGAACTTACGGAAAAGCCCGAGGGAGAGGATGACTGGCCGATGGAATGTGAAGCGTCGACAAAGAAAAGCGTGAAGGAAGTTATAGATTCGCTGAAAGACTGTGAGGGCGAGGGGGTCGGCGGCAGGGGCCACTGGGTCTTCCGCGACGCCTTTCTCTCAGACGGCGGCGTCGGCCTGCTGCTGGTGATCACGGCTGACGAGGGATTTGAACAGCACTTCTACCTCAAGGTGATCCCAAACCCGCGCGGCGTTACGATAAAGGTCGACTCGGTGGGGCATCCATACCGGACGCCCGCGATGAGGGCGGCGCTGCTTAAGGCGTTAGCCGCCGCGGAGCAGCAGTAA
- the rsmA gene encoding 16S rRNA (adenine(1518)-N(6)/adenine(1519)-N(6))-dimethyltransferase RsmA, with product MADNKRHFIHNTDIGQNFLIDRGVVEFILKRSAPTAEDVVLEIGPGDGVLTRGLLSTPLKALYSVEVDERLREGLDKIAARDGRCTCFWGDAVQFDYVRALPEPPTKIIANLPYHITTPLMWAFLEQLVPAKTDYMLLMVQLESAERIASPAGHRECSPLGITVEAMGSAEIVRKIPPTAFNPQPRVNSALIEIKIEKNRVLANDRTWRGLLARSFTQRRKTLANNWAVGYSGSGVTRERAFEILAAHGLKPTARAEELTLDKWFALAEVPDFRLKNKNSGE from the coding sequence ATGGCGGATAATAAACGGCACTTTATACATAACACCGATATTGGACAGAATTTTTTGATCGACAGAGGCGTGGTCGAATTTATATTGAAGCGGTCGGCGCCGACGGCGGAGGATGTGGTGCTGGAGATCGGACCCGGCGACGGCGTCCTCACGCGCGGCCTGCTTTCGACACCGCTTAAGGCGCTCTATTCCGTCGAGGTGGACGAACGGTTACGCGAGGGGCTCGATAAGATCGCCGCGCGCGACGGGCGCTGCACCTGTTTTTGGGGCGACGCGGTGCAGTTCGACTACGTGCGCGCGCTGCCGGAGCCGCCGACCAAGATCATCGCAAACCTGCCCTACCATATAACGACGCCGCTGATGTGGGCCTTCCTCGAACAGCTGGTCCCCGCGAAGACGGATTACATGCTGCTGATGGTGCAGCTTGAATCGGCGGAGCGCATCGCATCGCCCGCCGGACACCGCGAATGTTCGCCGCTGGGGATCACCGTCGAGGCGATGGGCAGCGCCGAGATCGTGAGAAAGATCCCCCCTACGGCCTTCAACCCGCAGCCGCGTGTGAACTCCGCGCTCATCGAAATAAAGATAGAGAAAAATAGGGTGCTGGCGAACGACAGGACCTGGCGTGGGCTGCTCGCGCGCTCATTCACTCAGCGCCGCAAGACCCTCGCGAACAACTGGGCGGTCGGTTACAGCGGAAGCGGCGTGACGCGCGAAAGAGCCTTCGAGATACTGGCGGCGCACGGTTTGAAACCGACGGCGCGCGCGGAGGAACTTACGCTCGATAAATGGTTTGCGCTTGCGGAGGTCCCGGATTTTCGCCTGAAAAACAAAAACAGCGGAGAATAG